The nucleotide window AAACTGCTGTACAGGAAACAATAGAATTGATCGAAAGAGGATGAGAACCAAATTCTATTTCACCAAAACCGCTTTCTTTATTTCAGAAAAATTATCCGTTTCTATTTTATATAAATACACTCCGGAACTTAAATTTTTCGCATTAAAATCAACGGAATGTTCACCCGCATTTTTTTGTTCATTAACAAGTGTTTCTACTAATTGACCTTTAACATTGTAGATAGAAAGATTGACTTCCGATAGATTTTTCAGAATAAATGAAATGTTTGTGGAAATAGAAAACGGATTGGGGAAATTTCCAAACAACTTAGAAATTTTTACAATTTCATCTGCAGAAGGGAGACCAATTATTACTTCTACTATATTAGAAGGTTCGGATTCTCCCGGATCATAAACTGCTGTTACATAGTATTCATAAGCATCTTCTGCTAAATTGAGATCTGCATAAGTTGTATCTGTTACAAGTTCATCATTAATTAATTCATCGTCCCGATAGACATTATAGCCAAGAAGATCTCGAGTACTTTGGCTGGATGAATTATGAGAATTTCCGGTATTTGCTATTTGGAATGGCTTTGGGATAGTATTCATAATATTATCCATAGGAGTTTCGGTTTGGATATATGTTCTGTTCTTGCTAATGAAGTCCTCGCTATTACCTACCACACCTTCGATACACCAGTTTAAATCCAAAGGTAACAAATCCCAGGTACCCATAAAACCAAACCAGGCACCCTTATTTGGAACCATTGGGCCTGAATCTACACCGGCAGGATATCCTCCGGTTTGATCAAAAAAATATCCAATCCAATATTCATTTCCGGAAATTAGATTAATCGGTGGATCCAAGTCAAATTCACTCCATTCGTTAGGTATGACAGAACCGGTAACATCTTCGGAATAGATTTCAGTGCCGGGATCTCCATATTCCCCACCCTCCCAGACTTTAACTACAACCTCATCATAGTTATTATCATGCATAACGATATTTACTCCTGTTAGTTGCGATCCATAGTATTCTGTAAGTTCTTCCGGAGTAAATCTGGCAGCACAAGTAAAATCAGAATTTGGACCGGTACCAACTCCATTGTTATCATAACCATTATGAAAATAAAGAATTCCAATGTTAGTTATAGGGGATTCCCAATTAAGAATAACATTGTTGTTATTGACCACTGAAGCTGTTAAATTCTCTGGTGGAGCCAGAAAGTTCAGTAAAAAATCCAGACCTGAAACAATCTGCCCGGCTTCAACCTCGATATCTTCGATGGTTTGAGATTCGTAACCATATAAAGAGGCAGTCAAATCATAAGTTCCACTCAAGAGCGTTAGAGAATAGTTTCCTTCCATGTTAGGGTGTGTTGAAATGCCATCAGCTACAATGATCACATCTTCTACATTTCCCGAAGCTCCTTCCAAACTGACATTTCCCTCTACAGTTCCAAATGCGTCTATGATTTCAAAAAAATCAAGAATTCCCGCAAGGGCATCCCCGAGTGAGTTTGTTCCTCCCAGACCAGAAATTTCAAATGCATTTCCTACGGTTTTATATGTTCCCGCATCGAATCGTACTCCAAGGGTATCTGCATACATAGTGTTTACAAATATTGTGGCTGCGTTTGAGTCTGCAGGATGAATCTTATCCATACAATTGTTCTCACCCGAATATGACCATTCCATACCACCTAAAAAATCAGAACCTTCCACCTCATACAAGTCGTTGAATTCTTCCTCATAAGCATAGAGACCAAACAATCCTTGAAGTGTGGTTTGCTCGTCATAAAACCATGTATCGCCACCCTCCATGTATAGATTTCCCCCATTCGCTAAATAATTCACGAAAGGTCCTACTTCATCTTCGGAAAGGACATAATTATTTGAATGAATTCCAAGCAAAATAAAAATAGCATCTAAATTCTCTGTTATTGGATATTCATCCATTTCGGTAGTATAAGTTACAGTATTATCGTACATTTCTTGTATGGTATCATGCAGTAGTTCCCCTGTAGGAGTGGGATCAGGATCGATTATCAATATTCCCGAAAGAATTTCTCCAATCCAGACTTGCGGGGAAGTTGCTGAACCACCACTTCCGACCGAATTGAATGGTGTTACTGTATAACTATAATATTCAGGTTCAAAAACAGTATCATCTGTCCAATCTGTCATCAAACCTATAAGTTCAAATTCAGCACTATCCGATCTAATTACAAGATAGCCCAAAATAGGCTGATTAAATACTCCACCATGCAAGCCAGTCAGGGGATTTGTCCAGCTTAGTAAAGCAGCAAGTTCATTTCCTGAACTCGCATTTTCTACATTAAAACCTGTTACTGCACCGGGCACATCCTCTCCAATCCAAACCGTATCTTCAACGGGTAGCCCATTTCCCCCAAGATTACAACCAACTATTGAGTAAGTATAACTTCCTAAAGATGGAATATCCATGTCCAAGTAGCTACCTGGACCTCCAATAATAGGAATAGTATCCGTATAAATCAGTAATTCATCTCGAAAAATTTTCATTGCAGTGAGTTCTTCCAGTGGTTCTCCCATTAAATTTACTGTCGGGCATATCCAATCAATCTGAGTTTCTAATTCTCCGTCCGGATTCGGAATTACACTCACATTAGTCGGAGCAGCAGGTGGAACTATCCAACTTTGAATCAACTCATAACCAGCAATAATGTTTGGCTCTTGCTGTATATTTACAAAAAGAACTACCTGCTCAGGTTCATCAATAATTGCAGTACAACATCCTCCAGCTATTCCCGAACTAAAACCCGGAATATCTGAACAAACATGGGTAACGCCGGTAAATATTTGGGTAGCAATTTCAAATTGATGTAATACTGCTCCGCAACCATTCTGAGAAAATAACCAAAGATAAGGTCCACCACTTGTCCAGGGATCATAAGCACTTCCGTATAAACTCCCCTGGAAAGGAGAGATATTTCCATATATTTCATTACCTTGCATATTTATCGCTCCTAATTCATTCCAGTTTCCTATCCAGAAACCACCATTGCCATAATCTAACCAGGGATCATAAGCAATGTGACGAATTCCCGTGATTCCAGTACAAGTGGCATTAATAGTTTCAACCAGAACCTGATTTGCAAGATCCATCTTCTTTAGCGACATATCAGCAGCTGCTCCATAAAAGAATTCACCGTCATAAGCCATATCGCGAATTTGTGTGGCTCCTGAAATATCAAATGAATCTACAAAAGTTCCATCCATTTCGTATTTATAAAATGTAGTGTGGCCAGATCGCCAATCAGAAGTGTAAATACTTTCGCAGTCTGTTTCTATTCCGGGTTGTCCGGCTTCGATACAATCGAAACTGAATAGAATATCCCAGCTTGGTCTGTTTGGTTGAATCGGGTATAAATTGTTATTTAGAATTGGTGTTTCATCTCGTGAAGTATGACCTTTTCTCCTTATAGCTGTCAGTGAACCTGCTATTAACAAGAAAATTAACAATACAAAGAAAAATTTTTTCTTTAAATAACATATTGTTTTCATTTTATTTTCCTCCAATAATCTTTTTTGA belongs to Candidatus Cloacimonadota bacterium and includes:
- a CDS encoding T9SS type A sorting domain-containing protein translates to MKTICYLKKKFFFVLLIFLLIAGSLTAIRRKGHTSRDETPILNNNLYPIQPNRPSWDILFSFDCIEAGQPGIETDCESIYTSDWRSGHTTFYKYEMDGTFVDSFDISGATQIRDMAYDGEFFYGAAADMSLKKMDLANQVLVETINATCTGITGIRHIAYDPWLDYGNGGFWIGNWNELGAINMQGNEIYGNISPFQGSLYGSAYDPWTSGGPYLWLFSQNGCGAVLHQFEIATQIFTGVTHVCSDIPGFSSGIAGGCCTAIIDEPEQVVLFVNIQQEPNIIAGYELIQSWIVPPAAPTNVSVIPNPDGELETQIDWICPTVNLMGEPLEELTAMKIFRDELLIYTDTIPIIGGPGSYLDMDIPSLGSYTYSIVGCNLGGNGLPVEDTVWIGEDVPGAVTGFNVENASSGNELAALLSWTNPLTGLHGGVFNQPILGYLVIRSDSAEFELIGLMTDWTDDTVFEPEYYSYTVTPFNSVGSGGSATSPQVWIGEILSGILIIDPDPTPTGELLHDTIQEMYDNTVTYTTEMDEYPITENLDAIFILLGIHSNNYVLSEDEVGPFVNYLANGGNLYMEGGDTWFYDEQTTLQGLFGLYAYEEEFNDLYEVEGSDFLGGMEWSYSGENNCMDKIHPADSNAATIFVNTMYADTLGVRFDAGTYKTVGNAFEISGLGGTNSLGDALAGILDFFEIIDAFGTVEGNVSLEGASGNVEDVIIVADGISTHPNMEGNYSLTLLSGTYDLTASLYGYESQTIEDIEVEAGQIVSGLDFLLNFLAPPENLTASVVNNNNVILNWESPITNIGILYFHNGYDNNGVGTGPNSDFTCAARFTPEELTEYYGSQLTGVNIVMHDNNYDEVVVKVWEGGEYGDPGTEIYSEDVTGSVIPNEWSEFDLDPPINLISGNEYWIGYFFDQTGGYPAGVDSGPMVPNKGAWFGFMGTWDLLPLDLNWCIEGVVGNSEDFISKNRTYIQTETPMDNIMNTIPKPFQIANTGNSHNSSSQSTRDLLGYNVYRDDELINDELVTDTTYADLNLAEDAYEYYVTAVYDPGESEPSNIVEVIIGLPSADEIVKISKLFGNFPNPFSISTNISFILKNLSEVNLSIYNVKGQLVETLVNEQKNAGEHSVDFNAKNLSSGVYLYKIETDNFSEIKKAVLVK